The DNA region ATCcagaaaatatttacatggaGTTCTatggatatttttgttttttgcggtggggggggggggggggtggtccaTGCCTGTTAATGCGAATTTTATAAGtttttcaagggggggggggtgggggtggtcgGACCTTCGCagagaaaaaggggggggtgcATGGGATGCATGAACTAACTGGGTTttctacaataaaaatatttaaaagatatatttataatCTTTATTATCTTTGAgctattttttacttttaataccAAACATGTATTGAAATACTTATTCTGATCTTTACAAGCAAATTAAGGTAGCAAGTACCATATTTTTGCCAGTTTGAAAAGGCGAAACAGTTTTTGTGACAATTAGATTCATTACATGTAAGTGTGAATTTAATCATCCTGGTACtctatttaaatattcatttaatcaaaaaatgttgaaattataTATTAGATTAAATCAGCTATACAGTGTCATAAGTAGGGCTAGTGAAATTTTGTTATTCTATGTAATATTGAGaagtaaatatgtaaataataaaccAACTTCCGTTTAGATtatttcctgaacattataaatATAACCAATAAACAAAACGACCACTCGTTAAAAAAACTTCCTTGTgagggtacatgtatgtataagtaATAACTTCTTTGTCAGTGAACCATTTACGTGCATCTACACATAATTCGAATGACCTTCAAATCTACTTAATACACCATTATAAATCTCAGAAGCTTTTTTATACAGCACAACCATTCAAAATGGACAACGTTACTTTCGACATATCGCAAAAAGTGAAAGAATGGAATAACGAGATAGTGCAGAGCCTTATTCCTAACAACACTATCCTGTCAATGTATATGGTGGCTGGATTGTTGGGTAACTCCCTCGTCATCTTCATTTACGGTTTCAAAATGAAAGGCAACAAAGAGGACAGGTATTTCATTCCGTTTCTTGCAATGGCGGACCTTTGGGCTTCTTTGATTTGTGCCTCTTTTGGGATCGCCCAAAATATGATGCAGGCGACCTTCGACGATGAACAATTGTGTAAAACATGGTGGTTCTTTGCCGCCTTCTCAACTTTAACGTCTgtgttttttcttcttattgTTGCTGTCCACAGATATCTCAAAGTTTGCCAGCCCCTCGGGAGACAGATGACCTTAAAATTGAAACGATTCGCCTTGTGTATGGGATTAACAGTTGCTTTTATCTTAGCTGTGCCCATGACCTACTTTTATGGATCTGATCCTTTTCTTAACGAAGAGTTGGGAATCTATGGACGACGTTGCAGTAGGCTGAGCTCTGCAAATAAAACTGGGTCTCTTATATTTGGAGGCCTCCTTCTCCTCATTACCATCACTATTATAGCATCTCTGATATGTCTTTATTCCAAAATAGGATTAAAAATCCGGGACCATTTAAAACGTACCAAAATTAAGCGACGCAACAAAACAGTCGAACACTCCCGAGGCGGCGTTTCAAACAGTGACGACCGACTGAGTTACACGGAACGTGAGACCCAATCACATGATACTGATGATAGAACCGAAGACACTGGGTTTTCCACTATGCGCAGGTCAACCAGTACCTGCAGAGAGCTCGAGGCTGTCTCACCTACAAAAAACAATGGAGGAAAACACGTACCCAGGCTGTCGAGTGTAAAGAGGAGAAAACGGAAGCGAGTCGTGTATAAATTCACTCTGATGTTCATGCTTATAACCGTCATTTTCTTGATCTGTTATATTCCTAAAACCACCATCATGTTGTTGGAAGCAAGGAATACATCGTTTTGGGAGGAGTTTACATATACAGGAAGATCTGTTTTACTGTTTGTTTATAggatttatatcttgaataacATCACAAACCCAGTCATTTACGCCTTTCTTgataaaaagttttcaaaagaaataaaaaaatgttgtgtATGCAAGTAGTGaagttttatgataaatatctcaaaaatgcaTTCTTCCTTTGTTTTTTATGTGTCATTTATCTCTCGAGCGTCCTGATTTACTTACATGCATCTAGAAGTTTTAAGAATGAAAATGGTATTGAATTAGCGAGTTTACGTtgaattaaacttttaatttttaactcgCAGCAAAAATCGGCGTGTTTAACAGCATCATCACGTGGTTGTTTTTCACACCGTTGTAATACACAGTTTGCCTAGCTTGAAACATCGATATGTGTTAATTGACGTCAACTGTTTGGACACCAAAGGGGTTCGCATGAtagaaaaattatgtaaaaatatcaaaagtctCCATTGTGCTtgcaatgatatttaaaaaactaataATAATATAAGTATTCAGGAATTCATTGACTTATATGAAAATGATCATTATAGTCGGTACCTGAACAAATTCAATAtgataaagccctttgggcttgatttgatttgattacgTGCCCGACAGTTTTGATCTCCCCTTAGAAgtagaaaaaattaaaccaatCAGTGATGTATTacaaatgaatgtttataacTCTTTTGACAGatattctttcatttttattcctGATCTAACAATTACTATTTTTAGACTTGGATGCTTGAAATCTGTACAAAACGCCTAACTCTGTTGTGAATTTTGATATGCATCTATTGGAAAGACGTATGTTATATTTCTGTAAAAGGCCTAACTCTGTTGTGAATTTTGATATGCATCTATTGGTAAGACGTATGTTA from Crassostrea angulata isolate pt1a10 chromosome 7, ASM2561291v2, whole genome shotgun sequence includes:
- the LOC128155979 gene encoding cholecystokinin receptor type A-like — translated: MDNVTFDISQKVKEWNNEIVQSLIPNNTILSMYMVAGLLGNSLVIFIYGFKMKGNKEDRYFIPFLAMADLWASLICASFGIAQNMMQATFDDEQLCKTWWFFAAFSTLTSVFFLLIVAVHRYLKVCQPLGRQMTLKLKRFALCMGLTVAFILAVPMTYFYGSDPFLNEELGIYGRRCSRLSSANKTGSLIFGGLLLLITITIIASLICLYSKIGLKIRDHLKRTKIKRRNKTVEHSRGGVSNSDDRLSYTERETQSHDTDDRTEDTGFSTMRRSTSTCRELEAVSPTKNNGGKHVPRLSSVKRRKRKRVVYKFTLMFMLITVIFLICYIPKTTIMLLEARNTSFWEEFTYTGRSVLLFVYRIYILNNITNPVIYAFLDKKFSKEIKKCCVCK